One Prunus dulcis chromosome 7, ALMONDv2, whole genome shotgun sequence DNA segment encodes these proteins:
- the LOC117633949 gene encoding beta-glucosidase 12-like, whose product MAMQLRSFLLGILLLIGFAFTNSEADIRAPPTHFDTASLNRSSFPEGFIFGVGSGSYQYEGAAKEGGRGPSIWDTFTHKYPEKISDGSNGDITVDQYHRYKEDVGIIKNMGWDAYRFSISWSRLLPNGKLSGGVNKEGIKYYNNLINELLRNGLTPFVTLFHWDLPQTLEDEYGGFLSPHIVNHFQDYAELCYKEFGDRVKLWSTLNEPYTFSDYGYATGTLAPGRCSTWQQLNCTGGDSSIEPYLVTHHQLLAHAAAVKLYKNKYQASQNGVIGITLVSNWFEPLSEEKENKNAALRALDFMFGWFAEPLTSGDYPQSMRSVVGSRLPRFTKEQSKLLIGSFDFLGLNYYTGYYASDAPQNNSVYASYTTDVGVNLSSERNGVPIGPKSESGGLNVYPQGIQHLLLYTKEKYHNPIIYITENGVDELNDPKLSLAEALNDTHRIDFYNRHLHYVQSSIDNGVKVKGFFPWTFLDDFEWNSGFSVRYGITYVDHNDGLKRHPKLSAHWFKSFLKKY is encoded by the exons ATGGCAATGCAATTACGTTCTTTTCTCTTAGGCATACTGCTACTAATTGGCTTTGCTTTCACAAATAGCGAAGCTGATATTAGAGCTCCACCCACACATTTTGACACTGCTTCTCTCAATAGGAGCAGTTTTCCAGAAGGGTTCATATTTGGTGTAGGTTCTGGATCTTACCAA TATGAAGGTGCGGCAAAAGAAGGTGGTAGAGGGCCAAGCATTTGGGATACCTTCACCCACAAATATCCAG AAAAGATTAGCGATGGCAGCAATGGAGATATCACTGTTGATCAATATCACCGCTATAAG GAAGATGTGGGGATTATAAAGAATATGGGGTGGGACGCTTATCGATTCTCTATCTCATGGTCAAGATTGTTACCAA atGGAAAGTTAAGTGGAGGAGTGAACAAGGAAGGAATCAAATATTACAACAATCTCATCAATGAGCTCTTACGCAATG GTTTAACGCCATTTGTGACACTCTTTCATTGGGATCTTCCTCAAACTTTAGAAGATGAATATGGTGGTTTCTTAAGCCCTCATATTGT CAATCATTTTCAAGATTATGCAGAACTTTGTTATAAGGAATTTGGTGATCGAGTAAAGCTTTGGAGCACACTGAATGAGCCGTATACCTTCAGCGACTATGGTTATGCAACCGGGACCCTTGCTCCGGGACGATGCTCCACTTGGCAACAGCTAAACTGCACCGGCGGAGATTCATCTATCGAACCATATTTGGTAACACACCACCAGCTCCTTGCTCATGCAGCTGCAGTAAAAttgtacaaaaataaataccag GCGTCTCAAAATGGAGTGATAGGGATAACACTGGTGTCGAATTGGTTTGAGCCCCTAtcggaagaaaaagaaaataaaaatgctgCATTACGAGCTTTGGATTTTATGTTCGGATG GTTTGCTGAGCCATTGACAAGTGGTGACTATCCGCAAAGCATGCGATCTGTCGTCGGAAGCCGATTACCAAGATTCACGAAAGAACAATCCAAGTTGCTAATTGgttcatttgattttcttggacTAAATTACTATACAGGTTACTATGCAAGTGATGCACCTCAAAATAACTCGGTATATGCCAGCTACACAACAGATGTTGGCGTTAATCTTTCAT CTGAGCGTAATGGGGTCCCCATCGGTCCAAAG AGTGAATCAGGAGGGTTAAATGTTTATCCACAAGGAATTCAACATCTTTTACTCTACACAAAGGAAAAGTATCACAATCCAATTATTTACATTACAGAAAATG GTGTGGATGAGTTGAATGATCCGAAATTATCACTTGCCGAAGCCCTTAATGATACCCATAGAATTGACTTCTACAATCGCCACCTTCATTATGTTCAAAGTTCTATTGA CAATGGTGTCAAAGTGAAGGGATTCTTTCCATGGACGTTCCTAGACGACTTTGAATGGAATTCGGGATTCAGTGTTCGATATGGTATCACCTATGTAGATCACAACGATGGGCTTAAAAGGCACCCAAAACTCTCGGCGCACTGGTTCAAAAGTTTCCTTAAGAAGTATTGA